In Citrus sinensis cultivar Valencia sweet orange chromosome 2, DVS_A1.0, whole genome shotgun sequence, a single genomic region encodes these proteins:
- the LOC102609241 gene encoding protein C2-DOMAIN ABA-RELATED 11, with the protein MRQPFGQLKVTVVQGKRLVIRDFKSSDPYVVLKLGNQMAKTKVINSCLNPVWNEEHSLSLTEPVGVLSLEVFDKDRFKADDKMGKAYLNLQPIISAARLRHLVHVSSGETPLRKIIPDSENCLARESSIICINGEVVQNVWLRLCEVESGEIELKVKIVDAPSR; encoded by the exons ATGAGGCAGCCATTTGGACAGCTAAAAGTGACTGTGGTGCAAGGGAAAAGGTTGGTGATCCGAGATTTCAAGAGCAGTGATCCTTATGTTGTACTCAAGTTGGGCAATCAG ATGGCAAAGACTAAGGTTATAAACAGTTGCCTTAATCCCGTTTGGAATGAGGAGCATAGTTTGTCTCTCACAGAGCCAGTTGGAGTTCTGAGTTTG gaagtgtttgataaagacCGATTCAAGGCAGATGACAAGATGGGAAAGGCCTACCTCAACCTTCAACCAATAATCTCTGCTGCAAGGTTGAGGCATCTTGTGCATGTCTCATCTGGAGAGACACCATTAAGGAAAATTATTCCAGATTCAGAAAACTGCCTAGCCAGGGAAAGCTcaattatttgtataaatGGTGAAGTGGTGCAAAATGTTTGGTTAAGGCTCTGTGAAGTTGAGTCAGGGGAGATAGAACTAAAAGTCAAGATAGTCGATGCTCCTTCGAGGTAG
- the LOC102608468 gene encoding probable acetyl-CoA acetyltransferase, cytosolic 2 isoform X2 — translation MVPLEPSESIKARDVCIVGVARTPMGGFLGSLSSVSATKLGSIAIECALKRANVKPLLVQEVFFGNVLSANLGQAPARQAALGAGIPNSVVCTTINKVCSSGMKAVMLAAQSIQLGINDIVVAGGMESMSNAPKYLAEARKGSRLGHDTIVDGMLKDGLWDVYNDFGMGVCAEICANKHTITRDEQDSYAIRSFKRGIAAQNSGLFAWEIAPVEMSSGRGKPFIIVDKDEGLEKFDAAKLMKLRPSFKEGGSVTAGNASIISDGAAALVLVSGVKALELGLQVIAKIRGFADAAQAPEWFTTAPSLAIPKAIANAGLEASQIDYYEINEAFSVVAIANQKLLGLDPEQVNAHGGAVSLGHPLGCSGARILVTLLGVLRHKKGKYGVGGICNGGGGASALVLELM, via the exons ATGGTGCCTTTAGAACCTTCAGAATCTATCAAAGCACGAG ATGTTTGTATTGTGGGTGTTGCACGTACACCAATGGGAGGCTTTCTTGGCTCGCTCTCGTCTGTTTCAGCTACAAAGCTGGGTTCCATTGCTATCGAAT GTGCTCTTAAGAGGGCCAACGTGAAACCACTCCTTGTGCAAGAAGTCTTCTTTGGGAACGTTCTTAGCGCCAATTTAGGACAGGCTCCCGCTAGACAGGCCGCCTTAGGTGCTGGGATTCCTAATTCTGTCGTATGCACCACTATTAACAAAGTCTGTTCATCTGGGATGAAAG CTGTAATGCTTGCTGCACAGAGTATTCAATTGGGTATCAATGATATTGTTGTTGCGGGTGGCATGGAAAGCATGTCCAATGCGCCCAAGTATCTAGCAGAAGCAAG AAAGGGATCTCGACTGGGACATGATACTATTGTTGATGGCATGCTCAAAGATGGCCTGTGGGATGTCTATAATGACTTTGGGATGGGAGTATGTGCAGAAATATGTGCTAATAAACATACCATAACAAGGGATGAGCAG GATTCATATGCTATTAGAAGCTTTAAGCGTGGGATTGCTGCACAAAATTCTGGTCTCTTTGCTTGGGAAATCGCTCCG GTTGAAATGTCTAGTGGAAGAGGGAAACCATTCATAATTGTTGATAAGGATGAAGGTTTAGAAAAG TTTGATGCTGCAAAGCTAATGAAGCTCAGACCCAGTTTTAAGGAAGGGGGTTCTGTTACTGCTGGCAATGCTTCTATTATAAg TGATGGTGCAGCGGCACTTGTTCTGGTGAGTGGAGTGAAGGCACTTGAGCTTGGTTTGCAAGTAATAGCTAAGATTAGGGGATTTGCTGACGCAGCTCAG GCTCCAGAGTGGTTTACAACTGCTCCATCCCTTGCAATACCAAAAGCCATAGCAAATGCTGGCTTGGAAGCTTCTCAGATTGATTACTATGAAATAAACGAAGCTTTTTCT GTTGTAGCTATTGCCAATCAAAAACTGCTTGGTCTTGATCCT GAACAGGTTAATGCGCATGGTGGAGCCGTATCCCTGGGTCATCCGTTAGGGTGTAGTGGAGCTCGTATCTTAGTCACATTATTGGGG GTACTGAGACATAAGAAGGGGAAGTACGGCGTTGGTGGCATCTGCAATGGTGGAGGGGGGGCATCCGCTCTTGTTCTTGAGCTCAtgtaa
- the LOC102608179 gene encoding phosphatidylinositol/phosphatidylcholine transfer protein SFH1: MVTVSHEAVTQFQALMDQVDEPLKITFQNIHRGYPTETLVRFLKARDGNVSKAHKMLMDCLHWRAQNEIDKILSKPIVPTELYRAVRDSQLIGMSGYSREGLPVFAVGVGLSTFDKASVHCYVQSHIQINEYRDRVILPSASAKHGRPITTCVKVLDMTGLKLSALSQIKLLTIISTVDDLNYPEKTNTYYIVNVPYIFSACWKVVKPLLQERTRKKIQVLQGSGRDELLKIMDFESLPHFCRREDSGSSRSSENKNCFSLDHPFHQQLYNYIKQQSLISEPIQPVKQGSFHVDLPEPAAEGTEIAKTIESELHKIENRNGLTQSLDDV; encoded by the exons aATATTCATCGAGGATATCCAACTGAAACTTTGGTTCGTTTTCTAAAAGCCAGAGATGGGAAtgtttccaaagctcataaaATG TTGATGGATTGTTTGCACTGGAGGGCACAGAATGAGATTGACAAAATATTATCA AAACCCATAGTACCTACTGAATTGTACAGAGCCGTGCGTGATTCACAGCTCATAGGAATGTCAGGTTACTCAAGAGAG GGTTTGCCAGTCTTTGCTGTTGGTGTAGGGCTCAGTACGTTTGACAAAGCATCT GTCCACTGCTATGTGCAATCacatattcaaataaatgaatataggGATCGTGTCATTTTG CCTTCGGCATCAGCAAAGCATGGGCGACCAATAACCACATGTGTGAAGGTTTTAGATATGACTGGTCTGAAGCTTTCAGCATTAAGCCAGATAAAG TTATTGACAATCATATCGACAGTTGATGACTTGAACTACCCAGAGAAGACAAATACATATTATATTGTGAATGTGCCATACATATTTTCCGCATGTTGGAAG GTCGTTAAGCCCCTTCTGCAGGAGAGGACAAGGAAAAAGATTCAGGTCTTGCAAGGTTCTGGGCGAGATGAGCTATTGAAG ATCATGGATTTTGAATCACTTCCACATTTCTGTAGAAGAGAAGACTCCGGATCATCTCGCAGTTCAGAGAACAAGAACTGTTTTTCGTTGGACCATCCCTTTCATCAACAGCTATATAACTACATCAAGCAGCAATCATTGATCAGTGAACCTATTCAACCAGTCAAACAGGGCTCTTTTCATGTGGATCTGCCTGAGCCAGCTGCAGAAGGAACTGAGATTGCCAAAACCATAGAATCTGAGTTGCACAAGATTGAAAACAGAAATGGTCTAACCCAGTCCCTAGATGATGTATGA
- the LOC102609809 gene encoding WEB family protein At1g12150, which translates to MLNNNNNNNNNNIIRDQKAKVSSGSPRGEVGEIDTRAPFQSVKAAVSLFGEVKLANNKNKPLLRRTRLSSENVLDKETQLLLARKEIERTKKLLESSESTRARALGDLERAKRTMLELTTKLKAVKDSKESAIAAAEHVRKQAKQLEEAKSQKNIGGIAVERKQQVDIAREHYAITASKIDAAKQELNRIRQDFDAALEAKHSALQQAAEAQRLAKVSSERVADLRKQLSAMKEGIKQIKLAAQEATDEQARIVSEKDTLMQSYKAAQEAAENKLNSLKKEYDPQLTENLEIQLAQTTEEIKVLQKQMKQAHAAEMDSMRAVTAELNKATKSLQEAADEECSLRNLVASLKLELEDVQKECAELKEKEAEMEVIKGALMESIAKESAVECEDSLNEHKLELEKLSAETETAMKEEAVIKEEAEHLKQAAEAARMLAKEAEKNLQLALSEVEQAKASERKALGELNVLSIKPDSASNITISKEEFDSLNKAVEESVAVAEKKLAEAEAQLLVINARKNEADKKLEANLTDVEEIKNATEAALKSAETATAAQSMVEAELRRWRQQEEQWLRLNSRGGASKKSN; encoded by the exons atgttgaataataataataataataataataataatatcatccGTGATCAAAAGGCAAAGGTTTCATCAGGTTCTCCCAGGGGAGAGGTGGGAGAGATTGATACCAGGGCACCGTTTCAATCAGTGAAGGCCGCTGTGAGCTTGTTTGGTGAAGTTAAACTTGCCAACAATAAGAACAAACCCCTCCTCAGAAGGACAAGACTTTCTTCAGAG AATGTGTTAGACAAGGAGACGCAGCTTCTCTTGGCCCGGAAAGAAATCGAAAGAACTAAGAAACTGTTAGAGAGCTCTGAAAGCACAAGAGCTCGAGCACTTGGCGATCTTGAGAGGGCTAAAAGAACCATGCTCGAGTTGACCACCAAGCTCAAAGCTGTCAAGGACTCCAAGGAATCTGCAATCGCAGCTGCCGAACATGTCAGGAAGCAGGCCAAGCAACTCGAAGAGGCCAAATCCCAGAAAAATATTGGAGGCATTGCTGTTGAAAGGAAACAGCAAGTCGACATTGCCAGAGAGCACTACGCTATCACTGCTTCCAAAATTGATGCTGCAAAGCAAGAGCTCAACAGAATAAGACAGGATTTCGACGCAGCCTTGGAAGCCAAACACTCTGCCCTCCAACAGGCAGCAGAAGCACAGCGTTTGGCCAAAGTCAGCTCTGAAAGAGTTGCTGACCTTCGAAAGCAGCTTTCTGCTATGAAGGAAGGAATCAAACAAATCAAGCTTGCAGCTCAAGAAGCCACTGACGAGCAGGCTAGGATTGTGTCCGAAAAAGACACCCTCATGCAATCTTACAAAGCTGCTCAGGAAGCAGCTGAGAACAAATTGAACTCTTTGAAAAAGGAATATGATCCTCAACTGACTGAAAATCTCGAGATTCAGCTCGCGCAGACTACTGAGGAGATCAAAGTTTTGCAGAAACAGATGAAACAAGCTCATGCTGCTGAAATGGATTCTATGAGAGCTGTTACTGCAGAGCTCAACAAAGCTACAAAGTCACTGCAGGAAGCTGCGGATGAAGAATGCTCTCTTCGGAACTTGGTGGCCTCCCTTAAGCTGGAATTGGAAGATGTGCAGAAGGAGTGTGCTGAACTGAAGGAAAAGGAAGCGGAAATGGAAGTCATAAAAGGAGCTTTAATGGAATCTATCGCAAAAGAATCTGCTGTAGAATGTGAAGATAGCTTGAATGAGCATAAATTGGAGCTGGAAAAGCTATCAGCAGAAACTGAAACTGCTATGAAAGAAGAAGCAGTGATTAAAGAAGAGGCTGAACACCTCAAGCAAGCAGCTGAAGCTGCCCGCATGCTGGCTAAGGAAGCGGAGAAGAATTTGCAACTTGCTCTCTCAGAGGTTGAACAAGCAAAAGCATCCGAGAGGAAAGCCCTTGGTGAGTTAAATGTTTTATCAATCAAGCCAGATTCTGCTTCCAATATCACAATTTCAAAGGAAGAATTTGACTCTTTGAATAAGGCGGTGGAGGAATCAGTAGCCGTGGCTGAGAAAAAGTTGGCGGAAGCTGAAGCTCAGCTGTTAGTCATCAatgcaagaaaaaatgaaGCTGATAAAAAGTTGGAGGCAAATTTGACCGACGTTGAAGAAATCAAGAATGCGACAGAGGCTGCATTGAAATCTGCAGAAACGGCAACAGCTGCACAAAGCATGGTTGAGGCTGAACTCCGGAGGTGGCGCCAGCAAGAAGAGCAATGGTTGAGGCTGAACTCCAGAGGTGGCGCCAGCAAGAAGAGCAACTGA
- the LOC102608758 gene encoding DNA oxidative demethylase ALKBH2 isoform X1, translating into MSLRFRAKEKEAKANPDDDDEKNQKKQRMVVDLGNGSEVIYFPRIIKMEDSWKFFDYLNNRIPWNRPTIRVFGRSCLQVACISTPRDTCYVASEGVTQLIYSGYRPHPYSWDDFPPLKDILDIVLKVLPGSRFNSLLLNRYKGGNDYVGWHADDEKLYGSTPEIASVSFGCERDFLLKIKPNRRTDDEPVSKRLKKKGNLDQHSFTLKHGSMLVMRGYTQRDWIHSVPRRAKAESTRINLTFRHVLQ; encoded by the exons ATGAGTTTGAGGTTTAGAGCAAAGGAAAAGGAAGCGAAAGCGAACCCAGACGATGATGATGAGAAGAACCAGAAAAAACAACGAATGGTTGTGGATCTGGGAAATGGAAGtgaagttatttattttccaagaattataaaaatggAGGATTCTTGGAAATTCTTTGATTACCTCAACAATCGAATCCCTTGGAACAGACCCACCATTCGCGTCTTCGGTCGATCTTGCCTTCAG GTAGCCTGCATCAGTACG CCTAGAGACACATGTTATGTTGCTAGTGAAGGAGTGACACAATTAATTTACAGTGGCTACAGGCCACATCCATATTCTTGGGATGATTTTCCTCCCCTCAAGGACATTTTGGACATA GTCCTCAAAGTGCTTCCTGGGAGTAGATTTAACAGCTTATTATTGAATAGGTATAAAGGTGGCAATGACTATGTAGGTTGGCATGCCGATGATGAGAAGCTTTATGGATCCACTCCCGAGATTGCCTCTGTTTCATTTGGATGTGAGCGCGACTTCTTGTTGAAGATTAAGCCAA ATAGAAGAACTGATGATGAACCTGTGAGCAAgcgtttgaagaagaaaggcAACTTGGATCAGCACTCATTCACACTAAAGCATGGATCAATGTTGGTGATGAGAGGCTACACACAGCGGGATTGGATACACTCGGTTCCTAGGCGTGCAAAAGCAGAGTCTACTCGAATCAACCTCACCTTCAGGCATGTTCTGCAGTAG
- the LOC102608758 gene encoding DNA oxidative demethylase ALKBH2 isoform X2: MSLRFRAKEKEAKANPDDDDEKNQKKQRMVVDLGNGSEVIYFPRIIKMEDSWKFFDYLNNRIPWNRPTIRVFGRSCLQPRDTCYVASEGVTQLIYSGYRPHPYSWDDFPPLKDILDIVLKVLPGSRFNSLLLNRYKGGNDYVGWHADDEKLYGSTPEIASVSFGCERDFLLKIKPNRRTDDEPVSKRLKKKGNLDQHSFTLKHGSMLVMRGYTQRDWIHSVPRRAKAESTRINLTFRHVLQ; encoded by the exons ATGAGTTTGAGGTTTAGAGCAAAGGAAAAGGAAGCGAAAGCGAACCCAGACGATGATGATGAGAAGAACCAGAAAAAACAACGAATGGTTGTGGATCTGGGAAATGGAAGtgaagttatttattttccaagaattataaaaatggAGGATTCTTGGAAATTCTTTGATTACCTCAACAATCGAATCCCTTGGAACAGACCCACCATTCGCGTCTTCGGTCGATCTTGCCTTCAG CCTAGAGACACATGTTATGTTGCTAGTGAAGGAGTGACACAATTAATTTACAGTGGCTACAGGCCACATCCATATTCTTGGGATGATTTTCCTCCCCTCAAGGACATTTTGGACATA GTCCTCAAAGTGCTTCCTGGGAGTAGATTTAACAGCTTATTATTGAATAGGTATAAAGGTGGCAATGACTATGTAGGTTGGCATGCCGATGATGAGAAGCTTTATGGATCCACTCCCGAGATTGCCTCTGTTTCATTTGGATGTGAGCGCGACTTCTTGTTGAAGATTAAGCCAA ATAGAAGAACTGATGATGAACCTGTGAGCAAgcgtttgaagaagaaaggcAACTTGGATCAGCACTCATTCACACTAAAGCATGGATCAATGTTGGTGATGAGAGGCTACACACAGCGGGATTGGATACACTCGGTTCCTAGGCGTGCAAAAGCAGAGTCTACTCGAATCAACCTCACCTTCAGGCATGTTCTGCAGTAG
- the LOC102608468 gene encoding acetyl-CoA acetyltransferase, cytosolic 1 isoform X1 yields MVPLEPSESIKARDVCIVGVARTPMGGFLGSLSSVSATKLGSIAIECALKRANVKPLLVQEVFFGNVLSANLGQAPARQAALGAGIPNSVVCTTINKVCSSGMKAVMLAAQSIQLGINDIVVAGGMESMSNAPKYLAEARKGSRLGHDTIVDGMLKDGLWDVYNDFGMGVCAEICANKHTITRDEQDSYAIRSFKRGIAAQNSGLFAWEIAPVEMSSGRGKPFIIVDKDEGLEKFDAAKLMKLRPSFKEGGSVTAGNASIISDGAAALVLVSGVKALELGLQVIAKIRGFADAAQAPEWFTTAPSLAIPKAIANAGLEASQIDYYEINEAFSVVAIANQKLLGLDPEQVNAHGGAVSLGHPLGCSGARILVTLLGVLRHKKGKYGVGGICNGGGGASALVLELMQAVRVGHSKL; encoded by the exons ATGGTGCCTTTAGAACCTTCAGAATCTATCAAAGCACGAG ATGTTTGTATTGTGGGTGTTGCACGTACACCAATGGGAGGCTTTCTTGGCTCGCTCTCGTCTGTTTCAGCTACAAAGCTGGGTTCCATTGCTATCGAAT GTGCTCTTAAGAGGGCCAACGTGAAACCACTCCTTGTGCAAGAAGTCTTCTTTGGGAACGTTCTTAGCGCCAATTTAGGACAGGCTCCCGCTAGACAGGCCGCCTTAGGTGCTGGGATTCCTAATTCTGTCGTATGCACCACTATTAACAAAGTCTGTTCATCTGGGATGAAAG CTGTAATGCTTGCTGCACAGAGTATTCAATTGGGTATCAATGATATTGTTGTTGCGGGTGGCATGGAAAGCATGTCCAATGCGCCCAAGTATCTAGCAGAAGCAAG AAAGGGATCTCGACTGGGACATGATACTATTGTTGATGGCATGCTCAAAGATGGCCTGTGGGATGTCTATAATGACTTTGGGATGGGAGTATGTGCAGAAATATGTGCTAATAAACATACCATAACAAGGGATGAGCAG GATTCATATGCTATTAGAAGCTTTAAGCGTGGGATTGCTGCACAAAATTCTGGTCTCTTTGCTTGGGAAATCGCTCCG GTTGAAATGTCTAGTGGAAGAGGGAAACCATTCATAATTGTTGATAAGGATGAAGGTTTAGAAAAG TTTGATGCTGCAAAGCTAATGAAGCTCAGACCCAGTTTTAAGGAAGGGGGTTCTGTTACTGCTGGCAATGCTTCTATTATAAg TGATGGTGCAGCGGCACTTGTTCTGGTGAGTGGAGTGAAGGCACTTGAGCTTGGTTTGCAAGTAATAGCTAAGATTAGGGGATTTGCTGACGCAGCTCAG GCTCCAGAGTGGTTTACAACTGCTCCATCCCTTGCAATACCAAAAGCCATAGCAAATGCTGGCTTGGAAGCTTCTCAGATTGATTACTATGAAATAAACGAAGCTTTTTCT GTTGTAGCTATTGCCAATCAAAAACTGCTTGGTCTTGATCCT GAACAGGTTAATGCGCATGGTGGAGCCGTATCCCTGGGTCATCCGTTAGGGTGTAGTGGAGCTCGTATCTTAGTCACATTATTGGGG GTACTGAGACATAAGAAGGGGAAGTACGGCGTTGGTGGCATCTGCAATGGTGGAGGGGGGGCATCCGCTCTTGTTCTTGAGCTCAt GCAAGCGGTGCGGGTGGGACATTCCAAGCTATGA